Part of the Primulina huaijiensis isolate GDHJ02 chromosome 15, ASM1229523v2, whole genome shotgun sequence genome is shown below.
ttatttttgtgggtcttcttatttttatttttaatttttttgcaagAATGTCAAATCCCTgccaaaattttaatataattatcagtaaatatttgtttttcatatcaaattaaattgttttCTAAGATTACAAAATTCATATGAAATCgtctcacgaatcaattttgtgagataaatatatgattcaaccaatgaaaaaatataaatttttatatctaATATAAATCAGATCGACTCTTCTCATAAATATGTGAAACTGTCCGTCTCACTAGAACCATAATCTTTTAAAGATAAAGATTATGCAAAGAAAGAGATTGTGTTTGTTTAATTCAATAGACTATGTAATTGTTGTAAGTTTTtagtttattatattataatgttCAAAACATGTGGTCGATCTAATGTAAGTATATAATTTTCGAAGACTCGATGTAGTCTATAGTTGAGGATAATTAATATTGATTCACggattttattgattaaaagTAATTGACtttaattttataagatatttgtATTCTTTATTAGACAATTTTattgatcaattttgtgaaatatataTCGTACCAAcgtcaaatcataaaaaaaaatattattatatataacaaaaatattaatcagaTTGACATGTCTCAAAGATATATAGATCGTATTAAGACTTGCTCTAACTTGTGAgtcatattttttatatttaatgacaaaaacttgtgtgagacggtctcacgggtcgtatttgtgagacggagctcttatttgggttatccatgaaaaaatattactttttagaataggtctcttgtgagacggtctcacgaatttttatctgtgagacgggtcaaccctaccgatattcacaataaaaattaatactcttagcataaaaaataatactttttcatggatgacccaaataagagatccgtctcacaaaatacgacccgtgagaccgtctcacacaagtttttgcctaatttttattgtgaatatgaataggtttgatccgtctcacaaattaagatccgtgagacggtctcacatgagacccactcatatTTGAAATACTACCACAAATACAAAACCAACCATCTAATTTCATCCCATATTTTTTGATATTATCCACACTGAAACTTCGGattgaccgttttgcccctccAAACACTTCATATACTCCCACAAACTTGGCATTACCTCAATTTTCTTTCGTAAAAtcaaggaatattttttttaatctaaaaacCAAATCTCAAATGGGAAATTACACTTCTTGCACCCTACCAGGCCCAGTGGCCAAGAACTCAACCAGGGGCACTAAAGTCATTCTTCCTTGCGGCGAACTCCGGCGAATACACGAGCTCACAAAGGCCGCCGAGCTAATGGTGGAGACGCCGAATTATTTCCTGGTTAACGCCGAATCCCTGCGGGTCGGGAGACGCTTTTCGGCCCTGAACGCCGATGAAGACCTCGAAATGGGAAACACCTACGTTTTCTTCCCGATGAAACGACTGAACTCGGCGGCGACGGCGGCGGACATGGACAAGCTTTCCGCTGCGGCGAATCCCGCCACGAAAAGGGTCGGCGTTAGGATATTGCCGGAATTCGGCGAGGCCGCCTCGCAGCATGTTGTGGAGTGTGTCGAAAAAGTTTCGCCGCCGAAGTTGGATTTGGATGATTTCCAACAACTTTCGGCGCTGGAAATGAAGCACCGATTGTCGGTTTTCTGCCGGTCGAAGAAGCCTTTGCTGGAGACTATTATGGAAGAACCGGCCGGTTTTAGGCGATGATAATGGCAGGCAAAATTTTGGCCATTTGATTTTTACATTTTTGCCGattatattttaagaattttttggCAAAGATTTGgacttcttatttttatttcctttcccaaaaaaaaaagtgtagTGTATAGTAGATATATCATAACTAACAGTTTTGATatcctgcacacctaccgtgcacacttatgtgagcaccgatgatgtgtcactcacccattgaatgtgatgaaatatagaaaaattgtgcaTTCAATGGGTTGAGtcacacctcatcggtgctcataTAGATGTGCACAATAAGTTTGTAGGATCATAACTAATATGTGATGGGAAGTATAAAAGTTGTGTACTTTAAATTTATGTACAAGTGTTCATATGCGAATTTTGTCGGTaaagattattattaataaaacatTCGAGATTGATGCTGAGACAAATCAAATAAGATTAATTGATGTAATGTTTGGGgttttttattcttaattaaaaatacctactttatttttaacataaaccAATGCCGAAGAATTAAAGGTTTCAACCACTCAATCGTATTTACCAGCACATTaagttttatataatatatatattaaattagtaataataattacactaatttaaatatttttatttatagttaTTAAATTTAGATAATAATAGTATTAATTGTGTACTAATTTTTGCATCCACGcttaaaaaattttagaattCAACGAAGAATATTAATGTATTATGATATTAATGATTtcattaattgtttttatttagattaataatGATCTTAAATCATAGTAgttttaaataataacaatagtaataataataactataattattttaattacaataatcataatattaattgtataattataattaaaatatttatagttattattataattattgtaaataaAATGTGTTGAATTTTGTACATATGTGAAATAAATTCGTGAGTAAGTGAAGTGGTCTAACTCATTTGCTccaaatttaagaattttttaataaaaaaataattttaaataaaaataaaaattattcaatcaATATCAAATCCGAGAAATGCTGCTGCGGATTCTGTAGAATCCGCAACAGCATTTtacatattataataattttataaacttgtgttatttttataattattttattttttatattattttttaaaaaaagcccaATGTAAATGCCACcactttaaaaatcaaaatattgtaTATGTTTTTTCGACAAAAATATCCCATGTCGTGACAATCATTGTTAATTTAATAATCTAGGAGTGGTGGTGGACAATTATTAGTgtcatatattattatcttataatatgataataaaaCTTTTGATTCTTTATCGAACaagtatttatttcattaattcgAACAtcaatctaaatttaatttaatttttatttcatctCTATATATGTcttcaaatgaaaaataaaattattcaaaaataatattatctgaAAAAGAaccttcttgaatttgattagaGTCTCTCTGAAATTATGATAACAAAAAATATCGATCAGCTTGGGATTAAAGTTGCatgatttcaaattttacaATTAATTTGAGTAtcgattttattaaattaaattatttttaaaagaaattctAATTTTAATACTTTTAACTCATTTGTTAGCTCTTTTTTGGACCACATAATCTGGTCATTCAAAGCAAACATTTTACCTAATTAGCAATGTGATCTGTCTAGCTTTTTCCATTAACTGCGTCTCAGACTTCATTCACTCATGTTCGAGTTCTCCCACCCCGTAtaataagatttaaaaataattaattgagttAGACtctcaaataatattaaaaaacaatattcagattaattacttttatttaaattatagaaTTAATTTgactattaattttattaaattattgtcGACTAAATTCgaattttgaatattattttgcttattttttgtaatttttttaaacaatatttaatattatttaagtatttttttctttacgattccttatcaaaaatttgaaaattatatttcaaatcttggttttaaaaaaacaatttagttCATACacttataatttgaaaaaaaaaatgacactaAGAAAAACGAGTTACAATATCAAATTCGAAGTTCTTTTTCAACTATTTAAAATCTTGCAGCCGTGGGCGACGTGCAATATTGCTCATcggtaaataatataataatagtaTATGATGTTGTTTATGCtgttttgaaattaattttatttatatttaaattatgtaatatcataattataaaaatcaataaatgatCATACTGCAATTTAGAAGAGAcgatttataaaataagttgAATACCTCTcgcctaatataatataaatagataatatatatttaatattgaaaaaattgaaaaca
Proteins encoded:
- the LOC140958800 gene encoding uncharacterized protein gives rise to the protein MGNYTSCTLPGPVAKNSTRGTKVILPCGELRRIHELTKAAELMVETPNYFLVNAESLRVGRRFSALNADEDLEMGNTYVFFPMKRLNSAATAADMDKLSAAANPATKRVGVRILPEFGEAASQHVVECVEKVSPPKLDLDDFQQLSALEMKHRLSVFCRSKKPLLETIMEEPAGFRR